The sequence below is a genomic window from Chanos chanos chromosome 16, fChaCha1.1, whole genome shotgun sequence.
cccaaaaaaaaaaaacgctatgaaaatgaaaaacaaacaagccccGCGTCCCCACAACTGactttaacccccccccccccccttttttttttgttccgtgttgtgttgttaatgtaaacatcataaatgttttttaagtACTTGTGGTATCACAGACCTAAGGTAAGACACTGAAATGTTCAATTTAAATGTTGTTCCCAGTTTTAAAACTGTGccaaagttttattttataactGTGGGGGCTAAACCTTGTgttaaaacagcagaaaggTGTCTGACTCAGTCAATATGTCTCGTCTTCCCTCAATGTGTTCACCTGTTTTTGTCTCAAAGATTTAAACTGATATGAACAGGAAGTTCTGAAATGTAAGTAGCGTAGTACTGGAATTCCCAATGGATGCTGTTTaccaaaatgaatgaagaaaataaaaaaaaatgaccactgTTATTCAGGGAAAGAAAGTTCATACCATTATTCCCGTGTTACTTTTAACCTTTCAGTGCTTTGACTCATACCTTTGACTCTCTTTAAACAcagatcctgtgtgtgtgtctgtgtttgtatgtgtgtatatatgtgtgtttttttttcctttcttttctttttttcttcttctgcgTTATTTCTGTGGTTTCCCCACTGCAGAGCAATCTCAGACAAGTCCTTTCAGGAAAGTAAgttctgcctctctgttccAGCTCTTCCAACTGTCTGTCggcttatctgtgtgtgtgtgtgtgtgtgtgttggcatgtgAGATGGTCAGTCTGAATGTTTTCGATGAGTATAGCCGCTgcgtaggggtgtgtgtgtgtgtgtgtgtgtgttggcatgtgagatggtcagtgtgaatgtgtttgaccTCCGTGTCagattgttgttgtgtttgtgcgaATGAACAGGTGTAACGAGTGTAAATTCAGCATTTCGACCTTTTTGATcttgtgcgcgtgtatgtgtgtgtgtgtgtgtgtgtgtgtgtgtgtgtaatgtcgaCTCACTGCGGTCATATCACGCTTCTCTGCATGCTTTCATTGTGTCGCTTCTCTGTGTGTCCATTCTGTCACactcactgccccccccccttccccacctCCGTGTCTGGGCGGGTATTTCTCCCAGTATGTGCAGTGACAGAGAATGGACAGAATATGACGAAAAAAAAGCGTACGAAATGAGAGAACTGAACACAGTATTTACACTGGTAATGCATGGTCCGGGGCAAGTTTCTGTATTCCTTCAAAATACCTCTATGCCCCCACAATGCCTGGAGTGTACTAAAtatgggtttgtttttatttttattttgtttgtggttcCGTCTGTGAAAGGAGCCCTTGGTTTGACTTGGTTGTCCTGTTCTGACTTGTTCTGAAAGcctcatgtctttttttttttggttgtgtttagagagacagagggagatgcAGAAAAAGCGATTTTGTAAGTGCTGCACTTGCCTTTACTCTTGTTGCTTGGTTTCTCATTAAACTGTAGCTGTCTGCTAAAACGGGTCCTAATCGGATGTCTGAGCGTGTGAAGCGGGATTGGCCGTCCAGGTGGTTGTCATAGTAACGCGTGGCTAGCCACCAATCCTGTGAAGTCATGCTTGGCTGACTGTAACCTTAGTAACTCATCGGTCAAGGCGAATGTTTTGCTACATTGCGACATGTATGTATTAAATATCAGCACTAATATAAATGAAGAAGAGGTTCAACaatttgtattgttttcatcGTTATATCCTCATTTTGTTTGGGAACGAACAGTTTGGTAAAGGGAGATGCTAATAATTAATGTACAACTGAAAAAATTAAGAGCAGCAAAGCCAAGATCTCTGTCAGCAGAATTGTTCTAACATAACAGCATAGTCgtgaaaaagtaaaacaaacaaatcaaacaaaacacttgtCTGTTAGAATGAGGACATTCCTCCAGCAAAAGGTAACAAGTGAATAATGACTATACCATAGTTCTTAAAGCACAGTGCCACACGGTAGAACCCCAGtcgatcctttttttttttgccaatttGCTTTATTTCATTCTGTAAGAAACAGTTCCCTAACTCCAGTGGTGGAGAGCCCAAAGAACTAACCCCTTTTCTAATTCAGCGGCGAAACCAAACGCAGGGCAGGACCTTGGCCCACCAGGACTGGACTTGTACGTCACCCTGCTGTTGGAGGTTCTAGTCCTCACTAGAGCAGTTTTCTGATCAGGTGTAATCTCACACAGTCCACTGATGAGGTGACCTGCAGTCATCTTAGtgtttagcatttttttttgtgaggaatGAGGATGTTTACACTCGGGTCCCAAGTCCTGAGTGgcccttttgttttgtttttttaatttaaccaaaaatgtgtgtgtagtccAGTCTAACAGTGACATGTGTGCTTACGTAGTTTGTCTGAATGTGAAAGCTCTTGCGTTATGGtgtactgtttttcttttctaattcaCTTCCCTGGGTTCCCACGTACAAGTCCCCCTGTCTTGTGCAACACTGCATCGCACTCACACTTTTTCTCACACGGAcgaccgcaaaaaaaaaaaaaatccctccagATACTGTGCTGCACTTGGAATGCCAGTGTCCGTATTTGAGTTCTGAATGCTAGCTCCCAATTCTCCCTCCTTTTGTATGGGTCTGAAGCGACTGGATGGGCGGACGCTACGTGATGAACACCAGTTCCAGCCAATGGAAAGTTTGTCTTAGCTAGCCAGCCAATCCAAAGCTTATCTGTTAGCCAATCACAAAGTTTAGTCATTCAGTTTGTCTGAGTCTATCCAGCTCTTTCAGGTAACCAGAGAGAGGTACTGGAAAACTTATACCAACATTAGAGTGTCCAAACAGACTATATTGTGTTACTTGGTTAGCCGACTAAAGTGAGCGACTGGGTAATACGGCCTTTTTTGACCGTTATTTTTGGGCGCGTTTCAGGCCTATGAAGACAGCTGTGAGTCGCTGAGTCCTCCTCCACACAGGGACACCATGGGAAGTTTCCTGCCCGACAGCAGCGAGTACGAGCTGCTCGCCGTTATCGGTAATTCCCACACCTCCGTCCTCGTGAAGCCTGTGACTACACAGGCCTGTGCAAACTGGCTTTTGTACTGagctattttgtgtgtgtgtgtgtgtgtgtgtgtgtgtgtgtgtgtgtgtgtgcgcgtgtgtgtgtgtaggccggGGCCTGGAGGACCTGATGACCGTTAATCTGGCCAAGTATAAGGCTACAGGGGAACACGTGGCCATTCGACGCATAGATCTGGAGTCGTGCACAAACGACATGGTTAATTACCTACAGGTCAGTGGAACTGAGGCCTAGacagtttctcctctgtttgttctctctctctctctctctctctctctctctctctctctctctctctctctttctctctctttctctctctctttctctttctctctctctctctctctctctctttctctttctctttctctttctctttctctctctctctctctctctctctctctctctttccctctctctctctctctcttcccccctctacACTCCCTTGTCTTGACCTGTGTATGTGGTTCTGGTTAATATAGCTAGATGGTTAcagcagatagagagacaggtagTGATGAAGGTTTCTTATCTTTTACTTAATgaactctccccctctctttctctctcttatgtctctctgtctgtcctacacacacacacacacacacacacacacacacacacagggtgagcTCCACGTGTCAAAGCTGTTCCACCATCCCAGTATCCTCCCATACAAGAGTGTCTTCATAGCCGAGAATGAACTGTGGGTGATTACTCCCCTCATGGCGTAtggtaagaacacacacacacacagactgtctgacTCCACTCCGCCTGCGTCCTCAGTCTGCTTCATGGCCAGTCTActccctaaaaaaaaatacccaacCAATCATCTAAGACACGACATATCTCTAAAAGAAGCATTTACAGTTTCGAAAATCTGAAATGATTCCTCACGGCTTTACAGTTACCTAAGGAGTACATGGAGTCAAGGAGGGAGATGGCTAAAAATCTTTTATAATCAAACAGGGGGAAAATGGTTTGTGGGTGCtagcgtgcgtgtgggtgtccgcgcatgtgtttttgtcttttattagCCGAAGAGGTTCCTTCAAAAGGAACATAATGGTTTTTATAATGGTCCAGAGAACAGAAATGCTGACCACCTAAGGcactaagtttttttttcttttttttgctctgtgtgtatgtgtgtgtgtgtatgtgtgtgtgtttgtgtgcttgtgcgtgtgcatatatatatgtgtgcgtgtatgtgtgtcctgaTTCCCCTCCAGGCTCAGTTCGTGACCTGATTAGTACACACTTCACTGAGGGGATGAGTGAGTTAACCATCGCTTACATCCTCCACGGAGTCCTCAGAGCACTGGAATACATCCACCATATGGGCTACGTACACCGGTCagacacgcacatgtacacacataaacacatacacacatgcatacacatataggCACATGGATAtggacacatgtacacacacccacacatacatacatgcaagcacacatgaaaacacacatatatacatacagacacacatatgtgcatgcatacgcacacatgtacacgcatgcatacacacatgtatgcacacatgaaaacacacgcatatacatacagaaacacacatgcggatgcatatgcacacatgtacacgcatgcatgcatacatgaaaacacacacacatatatatatatatatatatatatatatatatatatatatatatatatatatatacagacacacatatgtgcatgcatacgcacacatgtacacgcatgcatacacacatgtatgcacacatgaaaacacacgcatatacatacagacacacatatgcggatgcatacgcacacatgtacacgcatgcatgcacacatgaaaacacacctATATATGCATACAGCTCGTACAGCCATAATGACGACAAATTACAGCTCATACTTGGCTGCTTATGTGAGGGTGTTCTACATTTCCATGTACATCCTGGTGAAAAGTTACGTAGAAAAGGGAATTATACTGACTGAATAAAGTCCAAACACTGATTTAGttgctctgttgttgttgtgtgtatgtacaaataaaaatgctttgtgtgtgtttgtatgactAACATAAGTGCTTCTGTtctcctgcgtgtgtgtgtgtatgtgtatgtgtgatttgtgcgtgtgtgtgatttgtgatgtgtgtgtgtgtgtgtgtgtgtatatgcaggAGTGTGAAGGCGAGTCACGTTCTGATCTCAGCTGACGGGCAGGTGTATTTGTCTGGTCTGAGAAGCATCTTCAGTCTGATCCGTCACGGTCAGAGAGCTAAAGTGGTCCATGACTTCCCCCAGTACAGCGTCAAAGTTCTGCCCTGGCTCAGCCCGGAAGTGTTACAGCAggtacgcacacatacacacgcacacgcgcacacacacaaacatgcacatgtacacgttcacacatacatacacatacatatgtatacacacacacacgcgcacacacacaaacatgtacatgtacacgttcgcacatatatacacatacatatgtatacacacacacacacacacacacacagaccctgctttgtcatttttatcaaaatgttctcatcaaaaaaaatctaaatcctCACTTTTGTCTTACGTTTCCTTGACGATTTCCTCTTAacatttctccctctgtttctcgtTCTCTGTACTCTTTCAGAACTTGCAGGGGTACGACTCCCGCTCCGATATCTACAGCGTGGGAATCACCGCCTGTGAACTGGCCAATGGCCACGTGCCCTTCAAAGACATGCCCGCTACTCAGGTACGACCAGCCCTCAGCTTACaaggcaggagagagggagcctTTCAGTGGTTAGAATTATAGTCCTGTATGAAGGTTGGTTTTAATTTTTACCAAACAAtgcatacagactcacacagattTGAGATTCAGTGCTTTTGTAACAATTTTTTAGATTGAGAGGCTTATGGAGagtcatttttttgtgattttacgtgatgtatatgcatgtgtgtgtaccttgagttcttttctttttcttttctttttttttttttttttctcttggcaTGAATTTCTTTTGTGTCATTCTTGGACATTCCGCTAAAGCGcgcttcatttgtttgtttgttttgttttattttaatttctgttgaaacacaacactttttttttaaatcacaataCGCATGATGTCAAAACGccaaacctccctctctctctctctctctctctctcagatgttgTTGGAGAAGTTGAACGGCACGGTTCCTTGTCTGCTCGACACCAGCACCATCCCCCCGGAGGAGCTGAGCATGAAACCGTCTCGGTCGGGGGCCGACTCGGGCATCTGCGAGGGCCCAGGGGCCGGGGGGGGCCCCCGTCACGCTAACGGAgaggcctcctcctcctcggcGGGTCACCCCTACAACCGCACCTTCAGTCCCAGCTTTCACGCCTTTGTGGAGCTCTGTCTGCAGAGAGACCCCGAGAAGAGGTAACTATCATCCAGGTCCCGCCCGGGAGACGCCGTCAGAGAGCCCGTTAGAAACCTTCCCTCCAGGAGGGCGGCGATtccaatgaaaaatgaacaaaacttgAAAACAACTGTCTGTTTAGTCAGCAGTACGTTAACGTATGTAGGGACCAGTTTAGCTGTTTTGTATGTGAACAAGCCTTTTTCCAGACAGCTCATAGACGTCACCTCGCCGCCTTTGATTTATGTAAACTTTATCTCGTATTGGAGAAACCTCAGCTCACGCTCCATCCGTTGCTCAGGGCCGACAGATTTGTCTAATCGTTTAATGGGCTTAGTGCAATGTTTTGAGATCTGTGGATGGCTGATAAGGAAAGTCAATATAGccatagggttttttttttttttttcgcaccGTCTTTGGGTGCTAAAATCGTCAGGTTTAAATCGACCAATCACGTGTCGTTCTCCGTCTCGCAGGCCCTCCGCTACCTCCCTGCTGAGTCACTCCTTCTTCAAACAGGTCAGTAGGTCACACGACGTCCTTTAAACGGGACCCTCTCACGCCCCAACCGGCACTACGACCACACCAATAAAATACACGCGACATTCAAAAATCGGAACCATTCTAacgtccgtttttttttttcccctcctcagaTGAAGCGGCGGCCGTCGGAGGCGCTTCCCGAGCTGTTGCGTCCGGTTCTGCCCATTAGCAGCGTGGAGTATTCCCAACCCCAGGACTCCCCCTCGGGCCTGGCCAGCCTAGAGTCAGGCCTCAGCCACCTGGACGTGGACGACTGGGACTTCTGACAGCAGTGGACGgtgcggggggtgggggcgaGGGATGGACGGGGGACAGACGACGGAAGCGTAGGCGGACTTCCGGATGCCGTtcgaaaaaagagggagagacggaaACGTGTTAAGATGAATGGACGGGAATGATGGATGATCGGGAAAGACTGAGTGGTTAACATGGAGCTGTGACattgttgggggaaaaaaaaggaaagcatgaatggagagggagtgtgtgtgtgtgtgtgtgaagtgttcCTTTTTCTAAAAGCCTCTCAAAGGGATTTCTAAGCTTGACGTCATTGGTGTCTGTAAATAATTGAAAAACGTAAAaagattgtcttttttttttttttttttcattctctctctgactgagacGTGGAAAACACCAGCAGCTGACACAGCCCTGCTGCACTGTCTGTAACCTCGCTTAACGATGCATGAACcaggaagaaaaagacaaaaagaatcGCGATTCTGACCCATTTAATCAGACACACGCACCTGTTCTGATTCGCTCTCTCAAATTTGTGGACGAATTTGCTCAATTCGATCTTTTCATGTTTACCATATGCTCACATAGACTAAGCGTGTGTCACGTAGCAGCCAACGCGTGGACACCGTCCTCTAACTATTAACCGGTTACTCTCTGCTTGCCTCAGTGTTTATCTCGAAAGCGTGTCATTTGTAATCACGGCGGAACCATCtctttagccaatcagagcagcTGCTCTGTCTGGTCTCTGACCGATCCAAATAAGATATCGTTGGTGCATCCAATCTGCTTGTTTTGACAACACCACCTGAGCCTTTCGAAAGACGGAGAAGGGCTCCTCTCATTGGAGAGATTGGTTATGATGTCATAGAGGAGAATTCCTCGAGGGACATTTAATTTGCTGGGACAAGTAAAGATGAAATCCTCCCCATAGTAACCAAAGGAGGAAGGTTGTTAAGAAGTGAGCAGGTTTCATTTCTCATGTCTGTAACAGTTACCCATCATCTGCTGTTTGAATGTAAAACAATTGccttttgggcttttttttctgttctgtgctttTTTCCACTGGGAACAGTGTACATATCTGTGTTTGATTGTCGGACAACAAAACCAGTTTAAAACTGCAAaaagtgggggttttttttgtttgtttttttcagctcaaGATGTAAAAAGAGGTCAGTTAGGTCTTGTAACCTTAAGcctgagagagcagaaataGCAGTCAGATTAAGGACAAAGGTGT
It includes:
- the strada gene encoding STE20-related kinase adapter protein alpha isoform X1 — protein: MSFLRWVSEKLSVESLRDLELFGEQSQTSPFRKAYEDSCESLSPPPHRDTMGSFLPDSSEYELLAVIGRGLEDLMTVNLAKYKATGEHVAIRRIDLESCTNDMVNYLQGELHVSKLFHHPSILPYKSVFIAENELWVITPLMAYGSVRDLISTHFTEGMSELTIAYILHGVLRALEYIHHMGYVHRSVKASHVLISADGQVYLSGLRSIFSLIRHGQRAKVVHDFPQYSVKVLPWLSPEVLQQNLQGYDSRSDIYSVGITACELANGHVPFKDMPATQMLLEKLNGTVPCLLDTSTIPPEELSMKPSRSGADSGICEGPGAGGGPRHANGEASSSSAGHPYNRTFSPSFHAFVELCLQRDPEKRPSATSLLSHSFFKQMKRRPSEALPELLRPVLPISSVEYSQPQDSPSGLASLESGLSHLDVDDWDF
- the strada gene encoding STE20-related kinase adapter protein alpha isoform X2; the encoded protein is MGSFLPDSSEYELLAVIGRGLEDLMTVNLAKYKATGEHVAIRRIDLESCTNDMVNYLQGELHVSKLFHHPSILPYKSVFIAENELWVITPLMAYGSVRDLISTHFTEGMSELTIAYILHGVLRALEYIHHMGYVHRSVKASHVLISADGQVYLSGLRSIFSLIRHGQRAKVVHDFPQYSVKVLPWLSPEVLQQNLQGYDSRSDIYSVGITACELANGHVPFKDMPATQMLLEKLNGTVPCLLDTSTIPPEELSMKPSRSGADSGICEGPGAGGGPRHANGEASSSSAGHPYNRTFSPSFHAFVELCLQRDPEKRPSATSLLSHSFFKQMKRRPSEALPELLRPVLPISSVEYSQPQDSPSGLASLESGLSHLDVDDWDF